A window of Leptospira stimsonii contains these coding sequences:
- a CDS encoding STAS domain-containing protein has translation MILNEIIISTEKIDNVQVMKLQGSINSFTEKKFREQLSNSIRSGPVILDLEEVSLISSRGIQSLKEMNQLSFTSRNKLVLIHPTDSVKNAIKMAALNGLFLIAPDEESALKMTMKNR, from the coding sequence ATGATTCTGAACGAAATCATCATTTCTACGGAGAAAATCGACAACGTTCAGGTTATGAAGCTCCAGGGTTCCATCAACTCATTTACTGAAAAAAAGTTCCGAGAACAACTTTCCAATTCGATCCGTTCCGGACCGGTGATCTTAGATTTGGAAGAAGTGAGTTTGATCTCTTCAAGAGGAATTCAATCCCTCAAAGAAATGAATCAGTTGAGTTTTACTTCTCGGAATAAATTGGTCCTCATTCATCCGACCGACTCCGTGAAGAACGCGATTAAGATGGCGGCGCTCAACGGTCTATTTCTAATCGCTCCCGATGAAGAATCGGCCTTGAAAATGACGATGAAAAATAGGTAG
- a CDS encoding diacylglycerol/polyprenol kinase family protein gives MANSVRFNYARKLWHLLGLIVPVCYYQDVFQGAFGLVNATRAVISITLVLCLGIILILEYLRFRFPGFQKFFLSIAGVLMKEEEKTRLNGTLPYFLSCTFVVFLFPPEVSILSMLFLVIGDPTAAWVGTFYGKRRFSNGKSVEGILAFIFACAIVGFLFMFISDTYGKQNFLKAEGFVFYNNVLFLIPAILISAVTELYCGTYWNGLIDDNLLIPTVSAVVLGFTAWLVLGVEPSTIFLNPTELFLRI, from the coding sequence GTGGCAAATTCGGTTCGATTTAACTACGCGCGAAAACTCTGGCATCTCCTCGGATTGATTGTTCCTGTCTGTTATTATCAGGACGTCTTTCAGGGCGCCTTCGGTTTGGTAAACGCGACACGCGCCGTGATTTCAATAACCCTCGTCCTTTGTCTGGGAATTATTCTAATACTCGAATATCTTCGATTTCGGTTTCCCGGTTTTCAAAAATTCTTTCTTTCCATTGCGGGAGTTTTGATGAAAGAAGAGGAGAAGACGAGACTGAACGGGACTCTTCCATACTTTCTTTCTTGTACGTTTGTCGTTTTTCTTTTTCCTCCGGAAGTTTCGATTCTTTCCATGCTTTTTCTTGTGATCGGCGATCCGACTGCGGCCTGGGTGGGGACATTTTATGGGAAGAGAAGATTTTCCAACGGTAAATCCGTTGAAGGAATTTTAGCGTTTATCTTTGCCTGCGCGATCGTAGGTTTTCTTTTTATGTTTATTTCCGATACTTACGGAAAACAAAACTTTTTAAAAGCAGAAGGTTTCGTATTTTATAATAACGTTCTATTCTTAATTCCTGCGATTTTGATTTCCGCTGTTACCGAACTCTATTGCGGGACCTATTGGAACGGTTTGATCGATGATAACCTTTTGATTCCTACCGTTTCCGCCGTTGTTTTAGGTTTCACCGCTTGGCTCGTTCTTGGAGTCGAGCCCTCCACGATTTTCTTAAATCCGACAGAACTTTTCCTGAGAATTTGA